Proteins co-encoded in one Scomber scombrus chromosome 14, fScoSco1.1, whole genome shotgun sequence genomic window:
- the LOC133993987 gene encoding protein-tyrosine sulfotransferase 1-like — MRNTRSSLLLGCVLLCSASLLYLGMSGTECPPKSHRYRWMELNLGSANQSMSLTEHFPEDTPLIFIGGFPRSGTTLMRVMLDAHNDVRCGEETRVIPRLLTMRATWSRSVKERIRLDEAGVTDQVLDAAVRAFLLEVIVGHGEPAPRLCNKDPFALKSLSYLSHIFPKAKFVLMLRDGRATVHSMISRKVTISGFDLNSYRDCLTKWSSAVETMYSQCKAAGETRCLPVPYEQLVLHPEEEMRKLLHFLELQWDPSVLHHEELIGKAGGVSLSKVERSTDQVMKPVNTEALSKWVGQIPSDVVNDMAEIAPMLARLGYDPHANPPDYMRSEPMVPTSNHSQRLKASENPHPS, encoded by the exons ATGAGGAACACCAGATCGAGCCTGCTGCTGGGCTGCGTGCTCCTCTGCTCCGCCTCCCTGCTCTACCTGGGCATGAGCGGGACAGAGTGCCCCCCGAAAAGCCATCGGTACCGGTGGATGGAGCTTAACTTAGGCTCGGCCAATCAGAGCATGTCTCTGACCGAACACTTTCCCGAAGACACGCCCCTCATCTTCATCGGAGGTTTCCCCAGGAGCGGCACCACACTGATGCGCGTCATGCTGGATGCCCACAATGACGTGCGGTGCGGAGAAGAGACCCGAGTGATTCCCCGACTCTTGACCATGCGGGCCACCTGGAGCCGCTCGGTTAAGGAGAGGATACGACTGGACGAGGCCGGCGTCACTGACCAGGTGCTGGACGCAGCCGTGCGAGCGTTCCTGTTAGAG GTGATAGTCGGCCATGGGGAGCCCGCTCCTCGCCTTTGCAACAAGGACCCGTTCGCCTTGAAGTCTCTGTCGTATCTGTCACACATATTCCCCAAAGCCAAATTTGTGCTCATGCTACGAGACGGACGAGCGACCGTCCACTCCATGATATCACGCAAG GTGACCATCTCTGGCTTCGACCTGAACAGCTACAGGGACTGTCTGACCAAGTGGAGCAGCGCGGTGGAGACCATGTATAGCCAGTGCAAGGCGGCCGGGGAAACCCGATGTCTGCCCGTTCCCTATGAGCAGCTCGTCCTTCACCcagaggaggaaatgaggaagttGCTTCACTTCCTGGAGCTGCAGTGGGACCCGTCAGTGCTGCACCATGAAGAGCTGATTGGGAAAGCTGGCGGTGTGTCTCTGTCCAA GGTCGAGCGCTCCACAGATCAGGTGATGAAGCCGGTGAACACTGAAGCCCTCTCCAAATGGGTGGGCCAAATTCCCTCCGACGTGGTGAACGACATGGCTGAAATCGCTCCCATGCTGGCTCGCCTGGGCTACGACCCCCACGCTAACCCCCCCGACTACATGAGATCAGAGCCCATGGTGCCTACGAGCAACCACTCACAG AGATTGAAAGCATCAGAAAATCCACACCCCAGTTAA